A region of the Variovorax sp. 54 genome:
CGTGCTGATCGTCACCTTCATCGCGATGCTCGAGCTCGCGAAAGAAACGCTGATCGACATCACGCAGGCCGAGGCCTTCGCCCCTATTTACGTCCGACTGGCCTACTCGCCGGCCTGACCCTACCGGTTCCCACGCCTGTGACTTCCGCCGTTCGCGACTTCGACGTCCTCATTGTCGGCAGCGGCCTCGCAGGCCTCTCCGCCGCACTGCACCTGGCCCCCACGCACCGCGTGGCCGTGCTTACCAAGCGCGCGCTCAACGACGGCTCCAGCGCCTGGGCGCAAGGCGGCATCGCGGCCGTGCTGGCGGCGGGCGACAGCTTCGACGCCCACGTGGAAGACACGCTGGTGGCCGGTGCCGGCCTGTGCGACCCCGAGGCCACGCGCTTCGTGGTCGAAGGCGCGCCGCAGGCCATCGGCTGGTTGCGCGAACTGGGCGTGCCCTTCTCGGAAGAAGGCGGCGACCTGCACCTGACGCGCGAAGGCGGCCACAGCCAGCGCCGCATCGTGCACGTGACCGACGCCACGGGCGCGGCCGTGCAGCAGGTGCTGATCGAGCGGGTGCGCCGCACGCCCAACATCACGCTGTTCGAGCACCACACGCTGGTCGACCTGGTCACCGGCACCAAGCTCGGCCTGGCCGATCCGTCGTGCCAGGGCCTGTACGCGCTGGACGGCGAGACCGACGAGGTGCTGGCCTTCCGCGCGCCGCACACCATCCTGGCGACCGGCGGCGCAGGCAAGGTGTACCTGTACACCACCAACCCCGACACCGCCACCGGCGACGGCATTGCCGCCGCCTGGCGCGCGGGCTGCCGGGTGTCGAACCTGGAGTTCATCCAGTTCCACCCGACCTGCCTGTACCACCCGCACGCGAAGTCGTTCCTGATCAGCGAGGCGGTGCGTGGTGAGGGCGGCCTGCTGAAGCTGCCCGACGGCACGCGCTTCATGCCCACGCACGACGAGCGCGCCGAACTCGCGCCGCGCGACGTGGTGGCCCGCGCCATCGACTTCGAGATGAAGAAGCACGGGCTCGATTGCGTGTACCTCGACATCTCGCACCAGCCGCCCGCGTTCCTGAAAGAACACTTCCCCAACATCCTGGCGCGCTGCCTGGAGCTGGGCATCGACATCACGCGCGAGCCGATTCCCGTGGTGCCCGCCGCGCACTACACCTGCGGCGGCGTGCTCAGCGACCTGGCCGGTCGCACCGACATCCCGGGCCTGTACGCCATCGGCGAAACCGCCTGCACCGGCCTGCACGGCGCCAACCGGCTGGCCAGCAACTCGCTGGTCGAGTGCATGGTGTTCGCGCGCGCCGCGGCCGATGCCATTGCGCAGGCCCCGTCGCGCGAACGCGCCGCGCTGCCCGCCTGGGACGAAAGCCGCGTCACCGACGCCGACGAAGCCGTGGTCATCTCCCACAACTGGGACGAGCTGCGCCGCTTCATGTGGGACTACGTCGGCATCGTACGCACCAACAAGCGCCTGGAGCGTGCGAGCCACCGCATCGCGCTGCTGCAGGCCGAGATCCAGGAGTTCTACGCGAACTTCCACGTCACGCGCGACCTGCTCGAACTGCGCAACCTGGTGCAGGTGGCCGAGCTGATCGTGCGTTCCGCGCAGGCCCGCCACGAGAGCCGTGGCCTGCATTTCAGTCGCGATTACCCTTCGCTGGCCGAGCCCACCGCACCCACCGTGCTGGTGCCGCCGGTCGACTGAGCCCACCCTTCGTCACCTTTCGATCACCCTCAGGATGCCCGGCCACCGACGCCCGCAGGGAGAAAGCCAACCATGTCGAACACACCTTCCACACCCACCTCACCGTCCGAAGCTCTGTCCGAAGCCCCGGCCGGCACGCCCTACGGCACGCTGCCGCCCGCCTCGCCGCTGGCGCAGCGCAAGCCCGTGAGCCTGCCGCGGCTGGCCGACATGCATGCGCGCGGCGAAAAGATCGCCATGCTCACCGCCTACGACGCCACCTTCGCGGCCATGGCCGACGCAGCCGGCATCGACTGCCTGCTGGTCGGCGACTCGCTGGGCATGGTCTGCCAGGGCCTGAACAGCACCGTGGGCGTGAGCCTCGAAGCCATGCGCTATCACACCGACAGCGTCTCGCGCGGCCTGCGCCGCGTGCAGGGCACGACCTGGCTCATCGCCGACCTGCCCTTTGGCAGCTATCAAGAATCGCGCGAGCAGGCTCTTCGTAGCGCCACCGTGCTGATGCAGGCCGGCGCGCACATGGTCAAGCTCGAAGGCGGCGGCTGGACCACCGAGACCGTGCGCTTCCTGGTCGAACGCGGCATTCCCGTGTGCGCCCACCTCGGCCTGACGCCGCAGACCGTGCATGCGCTCGGCGGCTACCGCGTGCAGGGCAAGGGCGACACCGCCGGCGCGCTGCTCAAGCAGCAGGCCCACGCGCTGCAGGACGCGGGCGCAACCATGCTGGTGCTCGAAATGGTGCCGGCCGCGCTGGCCGCCGAACTCACCACGGAGCTGAAGCACTGCGCCACCATCGGCATCGGCGCCGGCAAAGCCACTGCCGGCCAGGTGCTCGTGCTGCACGACATGCTGGGCATCAACCTCGGGAAGATGCCGAAGTTCGTGCGCAACTTCATGGCCGACGCGCCGGGCGTGCTGCCCGCGCTGCAGGCCTACGTGCAGGCCGTGAAGAACGGCAGCTTCCCCGACGACCGCCTCCACGCCTGGTAAGCCCCGAAGGACACCGACCATGTACATCGCCAAGACCATCGACGAGCTGCGCCAGCACCTGTCTTCCAGCCGCCGCCCCACCTTCGTGCCCACCATGGGCAACCTGCACGAGGGCCACCTCGCGCTCGTGCGGCAGGCCAAGCCGCTGGGCGACGCCACGGTGGCGAGCATCTTCGTGAACCGCCTGCAGTTTTTGCCGCACGAAGACTTCGATACCTACCCGCGCACCTGGGACAGCGACTGCGAGAAGCTGCGCGCCGCCGGCTGCGACGTGCTGTTCGCGCCCGACGAGAAGGCGCTCTACCCCGAGCCCCAGACCTGCAAGGTGCACCCCGACCCGACGCTGGCCGACCTGCTCGAAGGGCACTTCCGCCCCGGCTTCTTCATCGGCGTGTGCACGGTGGTGATGAAGCTGTTCCAGTGCGTGCAGCCGCGCGTGGCCGTGTTCGGAAAGAAGGACTACCAGCAGCTGATGATGATCCGCCACATGGTGCGGCAGTTTGCGATGCCCATCGAGATCGTCGGCGGCGAGACCTTCCGCGCCGACGACGGCCTGGCGCTTTCGTCGCGCAACGGCTACCTGAGCGCCACCGAACGCGCCGAGGCCGTGCAGCTGTCGAAGGCGCTGCGAGACATGGCCGAGGCCGTGCGCGCCGGCGAGCGCGACGTGGCGGCCCTCGAGGCGCGCGCCATGCAGTCGCTCACGCAGCGCGGCTGGCAGCCCGACTACCTCGTGCTGCGCCGCCGCGCCGACCTGCAGACGCCGCAACCCGGCGATGCGCTCGTGGCCCTGGCCGCCGCGCGGCTGGGCAGCACGCGACTCATCGACAACCTCGAAATCGACACCCCTCTTTCAGCATGACCTACAGCGTCAAGGAAATCTTCTACACGCTGCAGGGCGAAGGCGGCCAGGCCGGCATGCCGGCCGTGTTCTGCCGCTTCGCCGGCTGCAACCTCTGGACCGGCCGCGAGGAAGACCGCGACACGGCCATCTGCCGTTTCTGCGACACCGATTTCGTCGGCACCGACGGCACGCTGGGCGGCAAGTTCAAGAGCGCCGACCAACTCGCCGACACCATCGCCGCGCAATGGCCCGCCGGCGACACCGCGCACCGGCTGGTGGTGCTCACGGGCGGCGAGCCGCTGCTGCAGGTCGATGCGGCGCTGGTCGATGCGCTGCACGCGCGGCACTTCCGCATCGCGGTCGAGAGCAACGGCACGGTCGCCGCGCCCGCGGGCATCGACTGGCTGTGCATCAGCCCCAAGGCCGGCGCGCCGTGGGTGCAGCAGCGCGGCCAGGAGCTGAAGCTGGTGTGGCCGCAGGCCGGGTTCGACCTCGACACGATGGCGCGCACGGGCGAGTTCACGCACCGTTTCCTGCAGCCGATGGACGGGCCCGACCGGCTCGCCAACACCGAACGCTGCATCGACGAATGCATGAGGCAGCCGGTATGGCGCCTCAGCGTGCAGACCCACAAGATCACGGGCATCCGCTGACGCGGCGGCCTCCTTCTTTTTCCTTCATTTCCGAGTTTCTTTTTTCTGACGATGCGCTTCACCATCAGCCAACGCTTCTTCTTCGACGCCGCCCACACGCTCAAACGCGAGATCGAAGTCGAAGGCAGCCGCCGCATTCACGGCCACACGTATCACGCAGAGGTGTGGCTTGCGGGCGAGCGCGACCCGGTGACGGGCATGGTGATCGACCTGGGCCTGCTGCGCCGACGGCTCGAGGATGTGCGCGAACAGCTCGACCACCATCTGCTGGACGACGTGCCGGGGCTGCATCCGCCGACGCTGGAGAACCTGTGTGTGTTCATTGCGGAGGCGCTGCCGGATCTGCGGGCCTCGCTGGCGCGCGTGCGCGTGTGGCGCGAGGCGCTGGGCGATTCCTGCACGGTGGAGTTCTAGAAGCAGGCCACCTGGCGCCGTGCCGGGCGGGGACTATGAACCAGCGTCTTGCTGCAGCCAACGCGCCACGGCCAGCGGCGTTCGGTCTTCGAAGCGGGGTCCGATGATCTGCAGCCCGACGGGTAACTGCTGAACGGTCTTTCCCACCGGCACCACCGTGGCCGGCAGGCCCGCCAGCGTGGCGAGACCCGACCAGGCCAACTGATCGCGATAGAACGTGGGTTCGCCGTCGATGTTCAGGGTGGTGTGCGCCCAGTCGGGCGCATCCATGTGCGCGAAGGCTGTCGTGCCGAAGACCGGTGCGATGACGACGTCGAAGCTTTCGAACAACCGCTGCCAGTCCCGCTGCAGGCTCATGCGCCGATCGAGCAGCCGCAGCCACTCGTGTGCCGGGATCGACGGCGGGGGATTCGGGCCACCGCGCGTGGTGATGGTGCGCAGGATGCTCACGTAGTCCCCCTGGATGGCCGCCAGGTCGGGCAGCAACGCGCTGGCGCGCTCGACACGTGCGCCAGCCGCAGCAAGGTTGCGCGACACCTCGTCGACCGCATGGCGCACCTGCGCACTGGTACGTGCCGAAGGATGTTCGCCAAGGGCCAGCACGCGCAGGCCACGTGCGCCAGCGTGCCGGGCGCGCGGCAGCGCCAGTTGGAAAGCGCGGGCTTCGTCGCCGTCAGGGCCGGCCAGCACGTCCAGCGCCAGTTCGAGGTCGCCCGCGCTGCGTGCCATCGGTCCGATGACCGACAGGATGTCGGGGGCCGCCTGGTAGCCGCCGGGGAAGTCGTGGCCGCGCACAGGCAGCAATCCGTGCGTCGGCTTGTGACCGCAGACCCCGCAGAAATGAGCGGGCACCCGGATCGAACCGCCGACGTCCGAGCCCAACTCCAGCGAGACCATGCCGGCCGCCAGCGCCGCGGCCGAGCCGCCAGAGGAACCACCGGGTGTGCGCCCCGCGTCCAGCGGATGCAGGGTGCGGCCGTAGACCGGGTTGTTGCTCTCGTAGTCGCCGAGCCCGAGCGCGAGGTTGGTCTTGCCGAGGATCACCGCGCCTGCGGCCTTCAGGCGACACACGGCGACCGCATCCTGGGCCGCCGGCGGCAGCGAGCGCGCGAACTCGAAACCCCAGGTCGTCGGCAGGCCCGCCACGTTGAACGACTCCTTCACGGTCATCGGCAATCCGAGCAACGGATGCCGCTCTCCTCGGGCCAGGGCAGCGTCCGCGGCACGCGCCTGCTCGCGTGCGCGCTCGAAGTTGCGAACGACCACAGCGTTGACTTGCGGGTCGCGGGCCTCGATGCGCGCGATGGCCGCGTCGCAGGCTTCGAGCGCACCGATCTGTCGTGCGGCGAGTGCCTGAACCAGCTGGCTGGCCGTCTGGCGTTCGGGGGGGAATGAGGACATGAGCGGTCTTACTGCAGCGGGAGATAGAGGTGGGTGCGCCATGCGTCGCCGAGCGGCTCGCGTGGATCGTTGACGTAGTGGATGAAGCAGGGCACGTCGCGCAGCGCGTACCCGGTGGCCGGCAGCCAGTCGCGGTAGATGGCGGTCCACGCGGCGTGCAGCAAGGTGTGCGCGCCTCGGTGCGTGAACACGGCGCAGCGGCCCGCGGGCAGATGGCACCATTCGAGGCTGCCGGCCAGCGACAACGCCGGCTGATCGGGGGTGCCGGTGCGTTCCGCCAGCGAGTGATCGAAGAGGATGCCGCACAGCATGCGCGCCTCCTGGTCGTCCGGGCCTTGCGGCTCGTCGGGAAATACGGCGACCCAGCTGCGCGCACGCGGGAGCAGGCCCGCCGCGCGCACCGCGGGCACCAGCTCTTCGAATGCGCGCTGCGCCGCGCCCGTGCGCACGCCGTCCTTCATGCCACGCGCGGTGGCCGTCAGCACCGCAAGTGCGGGCACATCCAGCATCTGCGGTCGCAGCACCGGGTCCTGGTGCACTGCGTCGGGATCGGGCGAGGGACGCCGGTCGAACAACTGCTGCCAGCGTGGCGCTTCACCCGCGCGCACTGCCATCGGCGTGGTATCGAGTTCGCGGCGCATGGCCTTGGCCAGCGCCTGCGCCGACTCGTAGCCGACCTGCAAGGCCACATCGGTCACTGAGACCGGGTTGTCGGCGAGCAGCTCGCAGGCGCGTTGCAGGCGCCGCCAGGTGACATAGCCCCCGACCGTGATGCCGAAGTAGGCGCGGAAGATTCGGTGGAAGTGGTAGCGCGACATGGCGGCCATGTCAGCCAGCAGGGCCCCATCCAGCGATTCACCGAGGTGAGCGTCGATATGGGCGGCTGCGCGCGAAAGCAGCTCGAGGTAGCGCACGGTCTGCGTGCGGTGGTTGGCGAAGGCATCGAGGGTCATGGACCCGGCGATTGTTTCGCGGACGGCGCGGTGCGGCGTGTCCCGGCTTGCTCGATAGCGCTGTGACCCGTGCCCGCCACTCCCTCCCCCAAAGGGAAGGAGTGAGGACAAGGCCTCAGGCGGCGCCGATGCCGGCGACCAGACTGCCCGGCGCCTGCCCGTTCTTCAGCCCAGCCGTGAACGCCAGCATCCGATCGATCGGCACCCGCGCGCGCACGCCCAGTGCCGGATCGACGTGAATCTCGCCCGCGCCGGTTTCCAGCGCATTCGCCAGTTCGACCAGCCCGTTCATCGCCATCCACGGGCAATGCGCGCAGCTCTTGCAGGTGCCGCCGTTGCCCGCCGTGGGCGCTTCGATGAAGGTCTTGCCGGGGTTCAGCGTGCGCAGCTTGTGCAGCATGCCGGTGTCGGTCGCGACGATGAACTCGGTCGCGTCGAAGCGCTGTGCCGCGTTCAGGATGGCCGAGGTGGAACCCACCGCATGCGCCAGCGCGATCACGTCCGACGGCGACTCGGGGTGCACCAGCACCTTGGCCTTCGGGTACTCCTTCATCAGCAGCTCGAGTTCGAGCGCCTTGAATTCGTCGTGCACGATGCACGCACCGTTCCAGCTGACCATGTCGGCGCCGGTCTGGCGGCGGATGTAGTCACCCAGGTGGCGGTCGGGGCCCCAGAGGATCTTCTGGCCGGCCGCGTGCAGCGCGTTCACCACGTCGAGCGCGCAGCTGGAGGT
Encoded here:
- the nadB gene encoding L-aspartate oxidase, which produces MTSAVRDFDVLIVGSGLAGLSAALHLAPTHRVAVLTKRALNDGSSAWAQGGIAAVLAAGDSFDAHVEDTLVAGAGLCDPEATRFVVEGAPQAIGWLRELGVPFSEEGGDLHLTREGGHSQRRIVHVTDATGAAVQQVLIERVRRTPNITLFEHHTLVDLVTGTKLGLADPSCQGLYALDGETDEVLAFRAPHTILATGGAGKVYLYTTNPDTATGDGIAAAWRAGCRVSNLEFIQFHPTCLYHPHAKSFLISEAVRGEGGLLKLPDGTRFMPTHDERAELAPRDVVARAIDFEMKKHGLDCVYLDISHQPPAFLKEHFPNILARCLELGIDITREPIPVVPAAHYTCGGVLSDLAGRTDIPGLYAIGETACTGLHGANRLASNSLVECMVFARAAADAIAQAPSRERAALPAWDESRVTDADEAVVISHNWDELRRFMWDYVGIVRTNKRLERASHRIALLQAEIQEFYANFHVTRDLLELRNLVQVAELIVRSAQARHESRGLHFSRDYPSLAEPTAPTVLVPPVD
- the panB gene encoding 3-methyl-2-oxobutanoate hydroxymethyltransferase, which encodes MSNTPSTPTSPSEALSEAPAGTPYGTLPPASPLAQRKPVSLPRLADMHARGEKIAMLTAYDATFAAMADAAGIDCLLVGDSLGMVCQGLNSTVGVSLEAMRYHTDSVSRGLRRVQGTTWLIADLPFGSYQESREQALRSATVLMQAGAHMVKLEGGGWTTETVRFLVERGIPVCAHLGLTPQTVHALGGYRVQGKGDTAGALLKQQAHALQDAGATMLVLEMVPAALAAELTTELKHCATIGIGAGKATAGQVLVLHDMLGINLGKMPKFVRNFMADAPGVLPALQAYVQAVKNGSFPDDRLHAW
- the panC gene encoding pantoate--beta-alanine ligase, translated to MYIAKTIDELRQHLSSSRRPTFVPTMGNLHEGHLALVRQAKPLGDATVASIFVNRLQFLPHEDFDTYPRTWDSDCEKLRAAGCDVLFAPDEKALYPEPQTCKVHPDPTLADLLEGHFRPGFFIGVCTVVMKLFQCVQPRVAVFGKKDYQQLMMIRHMVRQFAMPIEIVGGETFRADDGLALSSRNGYLSATERAEAVQLSKALRDMAEAVRAGERDVAALEARAMQSLTQRGWQPDYLVLRRRADLQTPQPGDALVALAAARLGSTRLIDNLEIDTPLSA
- the queE gene encoding 7-carboxy-7-deazaguanine synthase, with amino-acid sequence MTYSVKEIFYTLQGEGGQAGMPAVFCRFAGCNLWTGREEDRDTAICRFCDTDFVGTDGTLGGKFKSADQLADTIAAQWPAGDTAHRLVVLTGGEPLLQVDAALVDALHARHFRIAVESNGTVAAPAGIDWLCISPKAGAPWVQQRGQELKLVWPQAGFDLDTMARTGEFTHRFLQPMDGPDRLANTERCIDECMRQPVWRLSVQTHKITGIR
- a CDS encoding 6-pyruvoyl trahydropterin synthase family protein, which encodes MRFTISQRFFFDAAHTLKREIEVEGSRRIHGHTYHAEVWLAGERDPVTGMVIDLGLLRRRLEDVREQLDHHLLDDVPGLHPPTLENLCVFIAEALPDLRASLARVRVWREALGDSCTVEF
- a CDS encoding amidase family protein, whose translation is MSSFPPERQTASQLVQALAARQIGALEACDAAIARIEARDPQVNAVVVRNFERAREQARAADAALARGERHPLLGLPMTVKESFNVAGLPTTWGFEFARSLPPAAQDAVAVCRLKAAGAVILGKTNLALGLGDYESNNPVYGRTLHPLDAGRTPGGSSGGSAAALAAGMVSLELGSDVGGSIRVPAHFCGVCGHKPTHGLLPVRGHDFPGGYQAAPDILSVIGPMARSAGDLELALDVLAGPDGDEARAFQLALPRARHAGARGLRVLALGEHPSARTSAQVRHAVDEVSRNLAAAGARVERASALLPDLAAIQGDYVSILRTITTRGGPNPPPSIPAHEWLRLLDRRMSLQRDWQRLFESFDVVIAPVFGTTAFAHMDAPDWAHTTLNIDGEPTFYRDQLAWSGLATLAGLPATVVPVGKTVQQLPVGLQIIGPRFEDRTPLAVARWLQQDAGS
- a CDS encoding AraC family transcriptional regulator is translated as MTLDAFANHRTQTVRYLELLSRAAAHIDAHLGESLDGALLADMAAMSRYHFHRIFRAYFGITVGGYVTWRRLQRACELLADNPVSVTDVALQVGYESAQALAKAMRRELDTTPMAVRAGEAPRWQQLFDRRPSPDPDAVHQDPVLRPQMLDVPALAVLTATARGMKDGVRTGAAQRAFEELVPAVRAAGLLPRARSWVAVFPDEPQGPDDQEARMLCGILFDHSLAERTGTPDQPALSLAGSLEWCHLPAGRCAVFTHRGAHTLLHAAWTAIYRDWLPATGYALRDVPCFIHYVNDPREPLGDAWRTHLYLPLQ
- the nadA gene encoding quinolinate synthase NadA; this translates as MRTASVIDVDYEQPAEGSVCDTRHAWARVPPEPSPDERIALKDRIRRLLRERNAVMVSHFYVHPDLQDLAEETGGIVSDSLEMARFGRDHAATTLVVSGVRFMGETSKILSPEKRVLMPDLDANCSLDLGCPVDEFSAFCDAHPDRTVVVYANTSAAVKARADWLVTSSCALDVVNALHAAGQKILWGPDRHLGDYIRRQTGADMVSWNGACIVHDEFKALELELLMKEYPKAKVLVHPESPSDVIALAHAVGSTSAILNAAQRFDATEFIVATDTGMLHKLRTLNPGKTFIEAPTAGNGGTCKSCAHCPWMAMNGLVELANALETGAGEIHVDPALGVRARVPIDRMLAFTAGLKNGQAPGSLVAGIGAA